The Heliorestis convoluta genome includes the window GCAACGAAAAGTCATAAAAATGTGATATGTCAACTGAACTGGGAAAATGCTTTTGAAGTCTACAAAAAAGTGGTAGAAAAAGATGCTGCCATTACATTGACGAAAGATAATTTTTTTGATGTAGCGAAAGGATATCCTTTTGGTTTGGTGAAAGAAAACCTAGAATGCATCGTTCGTGATCCCATTGCAGTGAATGAAGAAGGTCACTTGATTTGTGTTGGAGAAGTTCCTGAAGATGCCACTTTAGATATCTTAAAAGGGGAAAACAAAGAACTCATTGATGCAGCTGCTCAAGCAGCAGCAGACTGTTTTCGAGACCCAAAAAGTCATTATAGTGGCTGTTTAATCTTCGACTGTATCTCCCGAGTTCTTTTTATGGAAGAAGATTTTGAGCGTGAGTTGTCTGGTGTATTAGAAATTGTGCAAAAAGAGGTATCGACTCTTCCTGTGGGTGCCCTAACGCTTGGAGAAATATCTTCCTACGGTGATGGGTTTTTGGAGTTTTTCAACAAAACAATGGTAGTAGGGATACTTTATGAAGGATGACAATATTTTCAAAGATCTAACAGTGCTTTATGAGATGGCCTTATCGATTGGGCAGTCTTTAGATCTTGAAAAAAATTGTGATAACTTTTTGAAAATTTTAATGGCCCGTAAAAATTTAAGTTTTGCCTCCGTTTGGATACGAGAAGACAAAATCATTCCCCAGGGTGAAAAGAACAATCTTCTTCTCACCTATGGCAAGCCTCGCTACTTTGTTCGAGAACGTATTATCAATGAGTGTGAGCAATTACGAGATTTTTTTCAAGGGAGAAAATATCTACCCATTTCTTATGACAACCCCTACTTTAGGCACTTTGTTCATGAAAATAATATTAAAGGTGGGACCTATGTCATATTTCCGCTCGCTGACCTTGGCTACTTAAAGCTCTATACCATGCAAAATCAGCTCCGTTTTTTTGAAGAGCGAGAGATTAACCAGCTGGAGAAAGTGATGAAAAAGTTTGCCATATCTCTAGAGGGTTGCCTATCTCACCAAAAGCTTGTAATAGAAATTGCAGAGCGGAAAAAGGCAGAGCAGGAACTATCGACTTTGAATGAAACACTGGCAGAGAAGATTGAGCAGGAAGTGACAAGGAGTCGACAAAAAGATATTATATTACAAAGACATGCTCGACAAGCAGCCATGGGAGAAATTATTAATTCAATTGCACACCAGTGGAGACAACCGCTCAATAGCATTAGCTTGGCTGCTTCTAACATTTTGCTCGATCTGGAATTAGAAGAAGATCCAGAAGAAATTAAGAAGTCCTGCGATTTTATCTTAAAACTTACAGAAGATATGTCTAACACGATTACCGACTTTATGGACTTCTTCCGTCATGACAAGGAAAAAAGCGAAGTACTAATTGAAGATATTTTTCAAGATATTGCGGGGATGCTGCAAGCGCAATTGTTTAGTCATAATATTATGTTTACCTGGCAGGTTGAAGCAGGTCTTAGGATGGTGACCTACAAAAAAGAACTACAGCAAATCCTGCTTAACTTAATCACAAACTCCATTCAGGCTTTTAAGGATAGATCATTGCTAGAAAAAAGGGTTGAAGCACGGGTTCATAAAGATGGCAGCTACATTATCGAACTGCGCGATAATGCCGGTGGCATACCAGAAGAGATAATCGAGAAAATTTTTAACCCCTATTTTACAACAAAAGAAAAAGGGCAAGGCACAGGGCTAGGCCTATCTATCTGCAAAAGCATTGTCGAAGACAGCTTACGTGGTGAGATAAGCGTATGTAATGAAGGCGAGGGTGCTTTCTTTCGGATTAAACTGCCAACGGATCGAGATTTCTTAACAGCATAGAGTAGACACCAAGGGAGAAGAAGGGGAATAAAGACTATGCTTAAAGAGTTAAAAGAAAAAGCGAAGAAGCTTTCTGTTCTACTTGTAGAAGATGATGAAAACATAAGAATGCAGATGGAGCGGATTTTGAAACGCTTTTTTCAGAAAGTCTATATTGCTGAAGATGGAGAGAAAGGCCTAGAACTATTTAATAGTAAGACAAAGCAGATAGATCTAATTCTCACCGATATTGCTATGCCTAATATGAATGGTCTCGATATGATACAGGCCATGGGAGAAAACCGCTATGATCAGCCCGTCATAATGATTTCAGCACACAATGATAGTGACAATCTTTTAAGAGCCATTACAGTAGGTGTGGACGACTTTATAATCAAGCCTGTCAACGTAGATAAGCTTATGCAAGTACTACATAAAGTGATTCTTGAGCAAGAAAAAGAAAAAAAGTTAAAACAATTGGCCAAACTGTCCATAGACAACGTAACAGGCTTGCCCAATCGTTTTGCCTTATCACAAGATCTAGAGGAAAAGAACCCTTTAGCTCTCATGCTTTTGAATATAGATTTTTTCAAAGAAGTTAACAATGTCTATGGCTTTTCCAATGGTGATAAATTGATTTGTGAAATGGCCAGACGCATTAAAAAGCACGTCGACGATAAGAACTACAGCTGCTATAGCCTACAGGGAGACGAATTTGTCATTTTGTTAGAAACAGATCAAGAAAGTGATTCTTTTACCGTGTATTCCTGTGCTGAAGAAATGGTAGAGCTTATAAAAAAATTAGAGAGTGAGCCTTTTGAGATCGAAGGATGGGAGATCTTCCGTAACTTTACGGTCGGTATTGCCTGGAACGACAAAGGTGATAGCTCCGATCTCCTACGGCAAGCTGATATTGCGTTGAATCAAGCCAGAGCAGACAATAAAAAATGGGCCATCTATAAAGAAAATCACAGTATTTTTAAAGAGTATGAGAACAATATTCACTGGTTAAAAAAGATCAAAGAAGCAATTCAAAATGAAGGCGTTCTTTTGTACTTTCAGCCCATTGTAGACAATACCAGCGGCCAAATTACAAAATATGAATGTCTCGTTCGGCTCCGTGATCAAGATGGGGTTATTCATAGCCCCAATGTCTTCTTGCCGATTGCGAAAAAGACAAAGACGTACTTGCTGATTATGAAAGAAGTGATTCGAAAAGCCCTTCAATGTTTTAGAGACAGCACTTCTGATTTCTCGATTAACTTATCGGTGGAAGATATTTTAAACCAGGAGATGCGTGAGTATATTTTTCAGCAGATAGATAGCCATATGGATGTAGCTCCGAGACTGATATTTGAGATTCTTGAATCGGAAGGAATCGATAATTACGAGCAAGTGATCGAGTTCATTGAAGAAGTGAAAAAAAGAGGATGCAAGATTAGCGTTGATGACTTTGGCACGGGCTATTCAAATTTCTACCATGTCATACAGCTAGATGTTGACTACTTGAAGCTTGATGGAACTTTGATTAAAAATCTTCATTGTGATGATAATGCAAAAGCAGTTGTAGAATCGATCGTTGACTTTGCCAATAAGTTAAATATAAAGACCGTTGCTGAGTATGTGCACTGTGATGAGGTCCAGGAACGAGTTCGTCAGTTACAAGTGAACTATTCGCAAGGATACTACATAGGGAAACCGGAAAGTTGCCCTCTTCCAAAATATTCAGAAGACAATAAAATAGAAAAAAGAAGCCAAAGCTCACCCTGATCAGGGTGAGCTTTGGCTTTTACAGATACTTATATCGTATACAAAATACTATATCCAAAAGAATGATATTTGCCTAACTTTTAGCAATTAATTATACAAAAAGCCTTTACAAATATAACCTTAAAGAAGGATAATAAAAAGAAAGCATAAAAAATAGGGAGAGAGGTTGCAGTGTAATGAGACGAATGGGATATCCAAATAAGCAAGGTCTATATGACCCTCAATTTGAGCATGATGCCTGTGGCATCGGGGTGGTTGCTCATATTAAAGGAAAAAAATCACATAGCATTGTTCAACAAGCGCTCACTGTATTGCTCAATCTCGATCATCGAGGGGCTCGTGGCAGCGATGCCAACACAGGCGATGGTGCTGGAATTTTAATGCAGATCCCTCATGATTTTTTCCGTGAAGCTTGTAGTCAACTCGGTTTTCAATTGCCTGAGCCTGGTAAGTACGGTATCGGCATGCTCTTTCTATCGCCGGACCAGAAGGAACGTGAACAATGTCAGCAGGCTTTAGAACGTATTATCAAAGAAGAGGGGCAGCACTTGCTAGGTTGGCGTGCTGTGCCAACCGATAATAGCACCTTAGGGACTTGTGCCAAAGAGGTGCAACCTTACATTGCCCAGGTTTTTGTTGAATCTGCTAACCCTTGTATCGATCCGTTGACTTTTGAGCGCAAACTTTATGTGATTCGCAAGCGAGCAGAAAAGGAGATTCGCCGTGATGGCATGGCCGGTGGTGAATTTTTCTATGCAGCAAGCTTTTCTTCTCGAACGATTGTGTATAAAGGAATGTTGGCGCCAGAACAAGTGGATCGGTTTTACCTTGAACTACAAGATCCTTCTTTGGAGACTGCCATTGCCCTTGTCCATTCTCGTTTTAGCACCAATACCTTTCCCAGTTGGGAGAGAGCCCATCCTTACCACTACATCATTCACAACGGTGAAATTAACACCTTACGGGGCAATGTGAACTGGATGCATGCCCGCCAAGCACTCTGTCGCTCTGAACTATTCGGTGATGATATGGCAAAAATTTTGCCAGTCATTGACAACGACGGCAGTGATTCGGCCATGTTTGACAACTGCTTTGAACTGCTTGTTCTTGCGGGACGAGAATTGCCCCATGCGGCTATGATGATGATTCCAGAGCCTTGGGCCAATCATGAAAGCATGCCAGAAAAGATTCGCGCTTTTTATGAGTATCATAGTTGCCTTATGGAGCCTTGGGATGGCCCAGCAGCCATTGCATTCACCGATGGAAAAGTTATTGGAGCTTCTTTAGATCGCAACGGTTTGCGACCTGCTCGCTATTATGTAACCGACGATGATCTGATCGTACTTGCTTCTGAAGTAGGTGTCCTCGATATTGCTCCTGAAAAAATCGTTTGTAAAGAACGCTTACATCCCGGGCGAATGCTTGTTGTAGACACAGAGCAAGGGCGGATTATTACAGATGAGGAAATCAAGAATCAATATGCATCAGCCCAACCCTATGGCCAATGGCTTCAAGAGCACTTAATAGACTTGAAAGATTTACCGGAGGCGCCTTCTTTCTATGAAGAAAGGCATGTTGATAATCGTCAAACACCTTCTTGTCTCGATATTTTGACGCGTCAACAGGTATTTAATTATACCTACGAAGTTTTAACAAAGGTCTTAGAACCTATGGCGAAAAACGGCGTTGATCCCGTTGGTTCCATGGGCTATGATGGGCCGCTTGCTGTTTTGTCTGAAAAATCTTGCCTACTTTATGATTACTTTAAGCAACTTTTTGCTCAGGTTACCAATCCACCAATTGATGCCATTCGAGAAGAGTTGATTACTTCTACGATAACGACCATTGGTTCTGAGAAGAACTTGATTGACCCAGAGCCAGAAAGCTGCCGCCACATAAGCCTCCAAACGCCCATTTTAAGCAATGCAGAATTGGCCAAACTTCGCCATATCAATCGCAGCGGTTTTCATGCTTTGACTTTGCCAATTCTTTACCCTGCTGGTAGTGGTGGAAGGGGCTTAGAAGAAGCTCTAGAGTCATTGTTTCAAGCAGCCGATCGAGCAATTGATGAAGGAACCAACTTACTTATTCTTTCCGATCGCGCTATCAATGAGCAAATGTCACCCATACCTGCTTTGCTGGCCGTAAGCGGATTGCACCATCATTTAATTCGTCAGGGAACGCGCACTCGTGTTGGCTTACTTGTAGAATCAGGAGAGCCTCGAGAAGTACACCATTTCTCTGTGCTTATCGGCTACGGAGCCAGTGCCATTAATCCTTATCTGGCTTTTGAAACGATCGAAGACATGGTAAGGCAGGGCCTATTAACGGGTGTGACATCAGAACAAGCGGTGAAGAACTACATCAAAGCAGCCACCAAAGGCGTTGTAAAAGTCTTGTCTAAGATGGGCATATCTACCATTCAGAGTTACCGTGGTGCTCAGATTTTTGAAGCATTGGGCATTCACAGTACCGTCATTGATAAGTACTTTACGTGGACGGCTTCTCGCATTGGCGGTATTAGACTCAACGAGATTGCCCAAGAAGTAGAGATGCGACATCAAAGTGCATTTGTCAGTGTAAAAGGCTGTGAACGCAGCCTTGACTCCGGCTCTGATCTACAGTGGCGCCATGATGGAGAAGAACACCTTTTTAATCCAGAAACGATTCAAATGCTGCAACAGTCCTGTCGCAACGGTGATTATCAACTTTTCAAAAAATACTCTCAATACCTAGACGAGGAAACAACAAGGCGAAGTAAATTGCGTGGTTTTTTTCAGTTCAAAAAAGGTTCCTCTATTTCCATCGACGAGGTAGAGTCTGTCGAGTCGATTTGTCGCCGCTTTAAGACCGGTGCTATGTCCTACGGCTCGATCAGCAAAGAAGCGCACGAAGCCATGGCAATTGCAATGAATCGCATTGGGGGAAAAAGCAATACCGGTGAAGGTGGGGAAGAAGCAGATCGCTTTACAGCCGATGCCAATGGAGACAGCCGACGCAGTGCCATAAAGCAAGTAGCTTCGGGTCGCTTTGGTGTAACCATTCATTATCTGGCCAATGCCGATGAAATTCAGATCAAAATGGCCCAAGGCGCAAAACCGGGTGAAGGTGGCCAGTTGCCTGGTGGCAAAGTCTATCCCTGGGTAGCCAATTGCCGAAATTCTACACCAGGCGTAGGTCTCATATCTCCACCACCCCATCATGATATCTACTCTATCGAAGATTTGGCCGAGTTGATTCACGATCTAAAAAATGCCAATCCGAAAGCGCGAATTAACGTAAAGCTTGTTTCTGAAGTGGGTGTTGGTACCATTGCCGCCGGTGTGGCCAAAGGTCGAGCTGACGTTGTTCTGATTAGCGGCTATGACGGAGGTACCGGTGCCTCGCCACGAACCAGTATTAAGCATGCGGGACTCCCTTGGGAATTGGGGCTGGCTGAGACACACCAGACGCTGGTGCTGAATGATCTACGCAATCGGATTGTTGTTGAAACCGATGGCAAGCTGATGACAGGACGCGATTTGGCCATTGCAGCATTGCTAGGTGCCGAAGAGTATGCTTTCGGTACAGCCGCTCTCGTCGTCTTAGGTTGTGTCATGATGCGCGTTTGTCAGCTTGACACATGCCCCGTCGGTGTGGCGACACAAAATCCCGAACTACGCAAAAACTTTCAGGGGTAACCAGAACTAGTCGTACGGTTTAACTAACGTTATACGGTACCTTAGTTTTTTAACGTTTCAGAGACGCACTCCGCAATCGGATTGTTGTTGAAACCGATGGCAAGCTGATGACAGGACGCGATTTGGCCATTGCAGCATTGCTAGGTGCCGAAGAGTATGCTTTCGGTACAGCCGCTCTCGTCGTCTTAGGTTGTGTCATGATGCGCGTTTGTCAGCTTGACACATGCCCCGTCGGTGTGGCGACACAAAATCCCGAACTACGCAAAAACTTTCAGGGGAAACCAGAACATCTGGTTAACTATATGCATTTTATTGCCCAAGAAATGCGCGAAATCATGGCAGAATTGGGTTTTCGCAGTGTCAATGAAATGATTGGCCGTACTGATAAACTGGAAGTAGGCGAAGCAATGACTCGCTGGAAAGCGACGGCCCTTGATTTGACGCCCTTACTGTATCAGCCTACTCTTTCTGAAAATGTAGGCTCTTATTGTCAGGTAGAACAAGATCACGCTCTTGATCAAGCCCTTGATCGTCAACAGTTGATGGATCTTTGCCGCCCTGCTTTGGAAAAAGGAGAAAAAGTGGAAGCTCGCTTGCCGATTTGCAATATCAACCGTGTTGTCGGTACCATGGTCGGGCATCAAGTAACAGAGCGCTATGGCGTCAATGGACTGCCTGAAGATACTATTTCATTAGAATTTACTGGCTCGGCCGGTCAAAGTTTTGGCGCTTTTGTACCACCTGGTATGACGCTGGAACTGGAAGGAGATGCCAACGACTATGTAGGCAAGGGGCTATCAGGCGGAAAGATTATCGTCTATCCACCTCGCGAAGCTTCATTTGTAGCGGAAGATAACATAATTATTGGCAACGTCGCTTTTTACGGTGCCACAGCCGGAGAAGCTTACATCCGTGGTATCGCAGGAGAACGGTTCTGTGTACGCAACAGCGGTGTAAAAGCGGTTGTAGAAGGTCTGGGCGATCACGGTTGTGAGTATATGACCGGAGGCCGTGTTGTCGTGCTGGGAGAGACTGGCCGGAACTTTGCAGCTGGCATGTCTGGCGGAATTGCCTATGTGCTTGATCAAAGCGGTGAATTTGCTAGACATTGTAATCAAGACATGGTTTTGTTAGAAGATCTTGTTGATAAGCAAGAAATTACAGAAGTTCGGAATATGATCGAGAATCATGCAGTCTATACGGATAGCTCTGTAGCGAAGAGAATCCTTCAAAATTGGAATGCGATGCTACCTTCCTTTGTACGCGTCATTCCGAAAGATTACAAGCGAATGCTCGAAGCCATCGAGCGAGCCTGTCAGGCTGGTTATTGCGGCGACGAAGCGATTATGGCTGCCTTTGAAGAAAACAAGGGCGACTTGTCCCGTATCGGCGGCAATTAATAACCTGCTGTATGCTGTAATTTAGAAAGTTTGGAGGAATAGCTGATGGGAAAACCAACCGGTTTTATGGACTACCGACGAGAATTGCCGTCCGATCGGTCTCCGCAAGAGCGCATTCAAGACTGGCGGGAGTTTCATCTGTCACTTTCAGAAGAAGAGCTGAAAAGACAGGGCGCTCGTTGTATGGCCTGCGGTACCCCTTACTGTCATACAGGGATCATGATCAATGGTAGTGCTTCAGGTTGTCCGATTCATAACTTAATTCCTGAATGGAACGATCTGGTCTATCGTGGTTTATGGAAAGAAGCATTGCAACGATTGCTACGTACCAATAACTTTCCCGAATTTACAGGTCGAGTTTGCCCCGCTTTATGTGAAGGCGCTTGTACAGCTGGCCTGGTAGAAGAAGCCGTTACAATTAAGAATATTGAATGTTCCATTATAGATAGAGCTTTTGACGCAGGTTGGGTTGTTCCTCAACCACCTCAACAGCGCAGCGGCAAAAGAGTAGCCGTCGTTGGCTCCGGTCCTGCCGGACTAGCCTGTGCTGATCAATTAAACAAAGCAGGCCACAGCGTAACAGTCTTTGAGCGGTCTGATCGTGTTGGTGGATTGCTCACCTATGGCATTCCCAATATGAAGCTTGACAAAAAAGTGGTGCAACGCCGTGCCGATCTTATGAAGGCAGAAGGTATCGTCTTTGTTACGAATACAGAAGTAGGAAGAGATATAGAAGCGAAAAAGCTTCAGGAAGACTTTGATGCGATTGTCCTTTGTGGTGGTGCAACGGAACCTCGAGATTTACCTGTTGAAGGGCGACAACTACAAGGAATTTATTCGGCTGTGGAATTTCTCACAGCCGATACTCGCAGCCTCCTCGATTCGAATCATAGCGATGGTCGCTTTATTTCAGCGGCAGAGAAAGATGTTATCGTCATCGGAGGCGGCGATACAGGCACTGATTGTGTGGCAACTTCACTGCGCCATCGCTGTCGCAGCGTTTTACAATTCGAAATCATGCCAGAATTGCCTTCCGCTAGAAAGGAGAGCAATCCTTGGCCGGAGTTTCCCCGCATCTTAAAAGTTGACTATGGCCAAGAAGAAGCAGCGGCTCTCTACGGTGCCGATCCAAGGCAATACTGTATAATGACCAAAAAATTTGAAGGTGACGAACAAGGTCGAGTAAAAGCGGTTCACACCGTACAAGTAGAGTGGGTCCAAGGAGAGACGGGGCGATGTATGCCACAGGAAATTGCAGGGACAGAAAAAGTATGGTCAACAGAGCTTGTTCTATTGGCAATGGGCTTTACGGGACCTGAGAAGCTCTTGCTCGATCAACTTGGCATAGAGCGAGACGAACGTTCCAATGCAAAAGCACCTTATGGTACCTATAATACCAATGTAGAAGGTATTTTCGCAGCCGGTGATATGCGACGTGGTCAAAGTCTCGTCGTCTGGGCCATTCATGAAGGCAGAGAAGCAGCGCGGGAATGTGATCGCTATCTGATGGGAGAAACGTATCTTCCTTAAACGAAAATAGTTCAGTAAAAAAGACCTGCAGAAGAGAAACTCTTTTGCAGGTCTTTTACATATGAAAGTCTATGAAACGTCATTCCTTTCTTTGCATCAAGCAAAATAAACTTTGCCTGCTCCAAAGAAAGCATCTTAAATAAAGCGCAAAACTTGTTGATAAATATGGGGTAGCGGTACTTTAATATCAGCATAACCTGCTTCATGAACTGCTTTTGGCATACCATAGACGATACAAGATTCTTCTGCTTCCACAATGACAGTGCCTTGATAGTGCTTTACTTTTTTGCAACCTTCCATGCCATCGTTCCCCATGCCTGTTAAGATAACCGTTAATAAGTTTTCACGATAAATGGGAGCCGCCGAAAACAATGTAATGTTAATGGAAGGCTTATACAGATGAGACTCTGACTCTGTTGTGTAAACATGAAAATATACAGAGCCATCTTGGTCTTGCTGTAGCCGGGTCTGAAAGCCAGCAGGACCAATATAGATGCGCCCGGGTAGTAAGTACTCACCTTTTTCCGCTTCTTTTACAGGAAGCTGACAAAAATTATTAAATCGCTCAGCCAGTGCTTTGGTAAACCCTTCTGGCATGTGTTGCAAGACTACGATAGGAATGGCTGTATCTTTGGAAAAGCGAGGAAGAATCGATTGCAGGGCTGAGGGCCCACCGGTGGAAGAGCCAATAATAAGGAGTTTGCAGGCGCCGTTGACGAATGGTTTTTCTCGAACCGTTACAACTTTTTTCTGCTCTACAAAGGACTCTTCTTGCGCTTGCAAGGCAAGCTTTTCTTTTTTGATACTAGCTTCTTTGGCCAGGGACTTAATGCGATGGAGAAAGTCTGCAATAACAGCAGGATTGGCACAATCACTGACCAAGTGGCTTTTCAGAATGACGTCCACAGCACCGAGCTCTAAAGCTTTGATCGTGCTCTGGGCTCCTTCTTCCGTATGATTGCTTAGCATAACAACTGGCACGGGGCACTTTTTCATAATCACTTCAAGGGCTTCTAAGCCGTTCATTTCAGGCATTTCTAGGTCCATGGTTACCAGATCAGGCTGTAATCGTTCAATTTTTTCAATAGCGTCTCTGCCGTTTCTAGCGATGGCAATTACGAACAAGGCGGGATCTTTTTCTATGATCAAGCTAATGCATCGACGCATAAAAGAAGAGTTGTCAACGACCAGAAGGCCATATTTTTTCACGGGCACTCTCCTTTTCTACGGTAGTAAAAGACAGAGGATTGATAGATTGTCTCAAAAGCTCTGCTTGTACCCGTGATGGTTTCAGCGTGTCCAAGAAAAAGATAGCCCCCTGGCTTCATAATGTCTGCAAAAGAATTGACAATTTTTTGAATCGCTTTTCCATCAAAGTAGATTAATACATTTCTGCAAAAGAGAATATCTATCTTTTCCATCTTTCCAACAAGATAGGGGTCGAAAAGGTTGAGTCTTCTAAACTCAATCATTTCTTTTACTTCGTTAATAATTTGATACTCTTCTTCTTGTGGGAGAAAATATTTACGAAGCATTGTGTCTGGCATCTTACGAAAAGATAGAGATTTCTTGTGGTAAAGACCACTTTTTGCTTTTTGAAGAATTTTTGGATTAATATCAGAGGCAATAATTTGAACGGCACCCGGTGGGAAAAGAGCTTTTTCTTTAATAAGCATGGCCAAGGTATAGGGCTCTTCTCCGCTAGAACAAGCAGCGCTCCAGATCCGAAGGGGTTGATGAACACTTCGATTTTGATACTGAAGTAATAGCTTCTGAAATTCTTCTAAGACTTTATCTTCTCGAAAAAAGTAGGTCTCATTGACTGTAATGAGCTCAATAAGTTTATCCCATTCTGTATCTTTGGTTTTTAAATAGGTTGCGTATTCGCTGCTAGTTAGACCTAGTTCTCGAAGTCGACTAGCAATCTTAGAAGAGAGTGTGGCTTCTTGCTTCCTGTAATCGATGCCGCAGTGTTCATAGATCATTTTCGATAAATGTGCCAGCCCTATTTGATCCATAAACGACACCTACCTACCCTTATAGTAATGAATTAGTTTTCATTTCCTTCTAATGCATGTAAAGCTTCTTTGATTTCTTTCGTATAGTGGATAAATTCTTTGCTGGCTAGAATGCTCTGTTCTAATACTTTGCTGTTTTTTGCAGCCATTTTTAACTCTGCAAGCAATGTGCCTACTTGATCTATCTCAGCCCCTTGGCTATCTATGGTGTTATGAACATCTTCAACTTGTTCTGACAAACCTGCAAGGTGACGCGTTAAATCTTCTATCTTCATCGCTTGTTCTTTCATGGCTGCTGTAATCTGGCGGACTTGATCCTTCGTGTTTGCCACGGCTTTCGCATTCGTAGTGACTACGTTGGCTTGCTCTTCTGTTGCAGCAGCAATTTCGGCAGCTTGGTTCGTTACTTTTTCGGCGGCGCCTGTAATATTGCGGCCTTCTTTGGCTTGTTCTTTAACAGCAGTTGTGATTTGACGAACTTGTTCGCGAGCATTGTTAATCCCTGCTACGATTTCAGCAGCGCTAGCTGTCTGCTCTTGAATGGCTTGGCGAACTTGTCTTACTTGATTGGTAACAGAAGAGACAGCATCAACGATATGCTTGCCTTGTTGTGCTTGCTCTTTGACGGCCACCGTAATTTGTCGGACTTGCTCTCTGGCACTGACGACGCCTACTATGATATCTTCAACGCCTTTGGCTTGTTCTAGTGTAACCTGGCTCGTTTGTTCTGTCTGGTTTTTCACATTTTCCATGGAAAGGGCAATGTTTTTGCCTGCCTTGGCTTGTTCTTGCATGGCTACGGTAATTTGTCGCACTTGTTCGCGAGCATTGCCGACACCCTTGATCACTTCTTCGGCACCAGCAGCTTGTTCTTTAATAGCAAGGGTGACCTGGGTGGTCTGGTTGCGCATCATCTCTACGGAGTGAACAATGTTTTTACCTTGGAGAGATTGCTCTTGCATAGCTACATTAATTTGTCGTACTTGTTCCCGAGCACTGCCTACACCTTTAATGACTTCTTCAGCCCCGATAGCTTGCTCTTTAACAGCCGCTGATACTTGAGCAACTTGGCGAGCTACATTTTCAACGGCACCTACAATGGTCTGTCCTTGACTCGCTTGCTCTTTTGTCGCCACTGTAATTTGACGTACTTGTTCCCGAGCGTTGCCCACACCTTTAACAATGCTTTCTACGCCAACTGCTTGCTCTCTCGTAGCATCTGTCACCATCGTAGCTTGATCGTTTACGGCTTTGACAGCGTCAATAATGCGAGTGCTATCTTTTCGCTGATTTTCTGTGGCAGAAGTGA containing:
- a CDS encoding glutamate synthase subunit beta: MGKPTGFMDYRRELPSDRSPQERIQDWREFHLSLSEEELKRQGARCMACGTPYCHTGIMINGSASGCPIHNLIPEWNDLVYRGLWKEALQRLLRTNNFPEFTGRVCPALCEGACTAGLVEEAVTIKNIECSIIDRAFDAGWVVPQPPQQRSGKRVAVVGSGPAGLACADQLNKAGHSVTVFERSDRVGGLLTYGIPNMKLDKKVVQRRADLMKAEGIVFVTNTEVGRDIEAKKLQEDFDAIVLCGGATEPRDLPVEGRQLQGIYSAVEFLTADTRSLLDSNHSDGRFISAAEKDVIVIGGGDTGTDCVATSLRHRCRSVLQFEIMPELPSARKESNPWPEFPRILKVDYGQEEAAALYGADPRQYCIMTKKFEGDEQGRVKAVHTVQVEWVQGETGRCMPQEIAGTEKVWSTELVLLAMGFTGPEKLLLDQLGIERDERSNAKAPYGTYNTNVEGIFAAGDMRRGQSLVVWAIHEGREAARECDRYLMGETYLP
- a CDS encoding CheR family methyltransferase, whose translation is MDQIGLAHLSKMIYEHCGIDYRKQEATLSSKIASRLRELGLTSSEYATYLKTKDTEWDKLIELITVNETYFFREDKVLEEFQKLLLQYQNRSVHQPLRIWSAACSSGEEPYTLAMLIKEKALFPPGAVQIIASDINPKILQKAKSGLYHKKSLSFRKMPDTMLRKYFLPQEEEYQIINEVKEMIEFRRLNLFDPYLVGKMEKIDILFCRNVLIYFDGKAIQKIVNSFADIMKPGGYLFLGHAETITGTSRAFETIYQSSVFYYRRKGECP
- a CDS encoding protein-glutamate methylesterase/protein-glutamine glutaminase; translated protein: MKKYGLLVVDNSSFMRRCISLIIEKDPALFVIAIARNGRDAIEKIERLQPDLVTMDLEMPEMNGLEALEVIMKKCPVPVVMLSNHTEEGAQSTIKALELGAVDVILKSHLVSDCANPAVIADFLHRIKSLAKEASIKKEKLALQAQEESFVEQKKVVTVREKPFVNGACKLLIIGSSTGGPSALQSILPRFSKDTAIPIVVLQHMPEGFTKALAERFNNFCQLPVKEAEKGEYLLPGRIYIGPAGFQTRLQQDQDGSVYFHVYTTESESHLYKPSINITLFSAAPIYRENLLTVILTGMGNDGMEGCKKVKHYQGTVIVEAEESCIVYGMPKAVHEAGYADIKVPLPHIYQQVLRFI